In Panicum virgatum strain AP13 chromosome 4N, P.virgatum_v5, whole genome shotgun sequence, a single window of DNA contains:
- the LOC120669434 gene encoding tol-Pal system protein TolA-like, whose product MEDEEMEKKVQQYLQRKGSDNDPARYHDGYSKLRTWAYSSLDQYKAGLFASESAAADVAAKAQADAAAAKAAADAAASKANALAARQAAQEAAAAAHPREALDRATRERQAAATALDDKDDAHSIATDASLPDGEGDLNDALLLHEAAAVLNLHAQGVAVQSIQRPKS is encoded by the exons GTCTGACAATGATCCGGCAAGATACCATGATGGATATAGTAAACTAAGAACATGGGCATATAGTTCTCTTGATCAATACAAG GCCGGACTCTTTGCCTCCGAGTCCGCCGCCGCGGATGTCGCCGCCAAGGCCCAggcggacgccgccgctgccaaggCTGCTGCGGACGCCGCCGCGTCGAAGGCCAACGCGCTCGCTGCTCGTCAGGCCGCGCaggaggccgccgcggccgcccaccCGCGCGAAGCCCTAGATCGCGCCACGCGAGAGCGCCAAGCCGCTGCCACCGCCCTGGACGACAAGGACGACGCCCACTCCATCGCCACGGATGCTTCCCTTCCCGACGGCGAGGGTGATCTGAACGACGCTCTGCTTCTTCatgaggccgccgccgtcctcaacCTGCACGCCCAGGGGGTCGCCGTGCAGAGCATCCAGA GACCCAAATCTTag